One stretch of Clostridia bacterium DNA includes these proteins:
- a CDS encoding DMT family transporter, producing the protein MSVRMMFLVLAGLAGAAMALQGSINSVLGKVIGPKQATLVVHAVGAVSAGLLLLLPVGGGNLGRLPQAPWYTYLGGLLGVLIVYAVVASIPRLGVATATTAIIVGQVGLAAIIDHCGFFGLQKVPFTWVKLGGLALLAAGARLLLG; encoded by the coding sequence ATGAGTGTCCGGATGATGTTCCTGGTTCTGGCCGGCCTGGCCGGTGCGGCCATGGCCCTGCAGGGCTCGATCAACAGCGTGTTGGGCAAGGTGATCGGGCCGAAGCAGGCCACGCTGGTGGTGCATGCGGTGGGCGCGGTCAGCGCCGGCCTGCTGCTGTTGCTTCCGGTGGGAGGGGGCAACCTCGGCCGCCTGCCGCAGGCTCCCTGGTATACCTACCTGGGCGGGCTTTTAGGGGTGCTGATAGTGTACGCCGTGGTGGCCAGTATACCAAGGCTGGGAGTGGCCACGGCCACCACGGCCATAATCGTCGGCCAGGTCGGGCTGGCGGCAATCATAGACCACTGCGGGTTTTTCGGGTTACAGAAGGTGCCCTTCACCTGGGTTAAGCTCGGCGGCCTGGCCCTGCTGGCCGCCGGGGCGCGTCTGCTGCTCGGTTGA
- a CDS encoding SpoIIE family protein phosphatase, whose protein sequence is MAEGIEVYPYRRLTGRSRSRRRRVGPVAVMPGLTALFWCGAAFLLGRATVFGELHPFGSAFYAALMAARPGHWGLGVAVALGLATAVRGPDWWCGVVGLAAIGLALGRLGRREKGVSAGATVGVAAAGILVPRGIYLAAAGAELEQVLALGTEAVLAGLLSLAFGVVLASGARREVGAPIGEEVACWLLFLLGLLVGLDELKLLGVPVTKVGAGVLVLLAALSGGAGGGTVAGVAVGVVPFLTLLEPPTWISLYAVSGLLGGVLASFRRAGVVLGFLSGVLIMSVYFFERPAIVESLEAALAAAAIFCLLPESLIEKVDWLPLAGERAEDYWRRRLRRGQELVREQLGQLKVMFRDLGESFRQAQRRGGKEAVEPIPQWSEMVAKVCASCPAQELCMEREGAATHQALQEVLPVLRDKQRVEVEDLSPVLRGKCIRPRELVAGLNRTWETYCRYLGWQRQMEQTRDLVSEQLFQVAGLIGELERRVTLPGEGDRQTAVAVNQILRREGIAVQEVEVLLGRDGRPELRLVLPRCETRGLCRQRLRELLSRVLEQRLAVDDAQCPWKVGGKTCYLRLLPAGALRLGTGLAQAARDGCAFCGDTWAAMALPGGYYFLGLSDGMGSGRQAALESGKAMSLVTRLLGLGFSPEIAVRTVNSLLLQPGEADKYATMDLAFINLYTGEGRLVKVGAAPSFLKRGEQVWVLEGGTPPAGILPEVNFSVLTRWLEPGDLLLLVTDGVLVKGEEWLRQALAELRMTEPQAVADLLLHQAVALAGNRLRDDMSILAARLERVA, encoded by the coding sequence GTGGCGGAGGGCATAGAGGTCTATCCCTATCGGCGTTTGACGGGCAGATCGCGTTCCCGAAGGCGCCGGGTGGGGCCGGTGGCGGTAATGCCCGGCCTGACCGCGCTCTTCTGGTGCGGTGCCGCCTTTCTGCTCGGCCGGGCCACGGTGTTCGGCGAGCTTCATCCTTTCGGTTCCGCCTTTTACGCTGCCCTGATGGCCGCCCGGCCCGGCCATTGGGGCCTGGGTGTGGCGGTGGCACTCGGACTGGCCACTGCCGTCCGGGGTCCGGATTGGTGGTGCGGCGTGGTGGGACTGGCGGCGATAGGACTGGCCTTGGGCCGCCTCGGGCGGCGGGAGAAGGGGGTCTCCGCCGGCGCCACTGTGGGCGTGGCCGCGGCCGGGATCCTGGTGCCCAGGGGTATATACCTGGCCGCAGCGGGAGCGGAACTGGAGCAGGTCCTGGCCCTGGGTACCGAAGCGGTGCTGGCCGGCCTCCTCAGCCTGGCCTTCGGGGTGGTGCTGGCCAGCGGCGCCCGCCGCGAGGTCGGTGCGCCTATAGGCGAAGAGGTGGCCTGCTGGCTGCTTTTCCTGCTGGGACTTCTGGTGGGCTTGGACGAGCTGAAGTTGTTGGGCGTGCCGGTGACCAAGGTGGGCGCCGGGGTACTGGTGCTCCTGGCGGCACTGAGCGGGGGTGCGGGTGGAGGCACGGTTGCCGGGGTTGCGGTAGGAGTGGTACCCTTTCTGACCCTCCTGGAACCGCCGACCTGGATCTCTCTGTACGCGGTGAGCGGTCTGCTGGGAGGAGTGCTGGCCTCCTTTCGGCGGGCAGGAGTAGTCCTGGGCTTCCTCTCCGGAGTGCTGATCATGTCGGTATACTTCTTCGAGCGGCCGGCCATCGTGGAAAGCCTGGAAGCGGCTCTGGCGGCGGCGGCGATCTTTTGTCTGTTGCCGGAATCTTTGATCGAGAAAGTCGATTGGTTGCCTTTGGCGGGAGAGCGGGCGGAGGACTACTGGCGGCGGCGGCTGCGGCGGGGGCAGGAATTGGTACGGGAGCAGTTGGGTCAGCTCAAGGTGATGTTCCGGGACCTGGGCGAAAGCTTCCGCCAGGCTCAGCGCCGGGGCGGCAAGGAGGCGGTCGAGCCGATTCCCCAGTGGTCGGAAATGGTCGCCAAGGTCTGCGCCAGCTGTCCGGCGCAGGAACTGTGTATGGAGCGGGAGGGGGCGGCTACCCACCAGGCCCTTCAGGAGGTTCTGCCCGTACTGCGGGACAAGCAGCGGGTAGAGGTGGAGGACCTTTCGCCGGTGCTGCGCGGGAAGTGCATCCGGCCGAGAGAACTGGTGGCGGGCTTGAACCGGACCTGGGAAACGTACTGCCGCTACCTGGGGTGGCAGAGGCAAATGGAGCAGACCCGGGACCTGGTCTCCGAACAACTCTTTCAGGTGGCGGGTCTGATCGGCGAACTGGAAAGGCGCGTCACCCTGCCCGGCGAAGGCGACCGCCAGACGGCCGTGGCCGTTAACCAAATCCTGCGCCGGGAAGGTATTGCCGTCCAGGAGGTAGAGGTGTTGTTGGGGCGTGACGGACGCCCGGAGTTGCGCCTGGTCCTACCCCGCTGCGAAACGCGGGGGCTGTGCCGGCAGCGGTTACGGGAACTCCTAAGCCGGGTGCTGGAGCAGAGGCTGGCGGTAGACGATGCCCAGTGCCCTTGGAAGGTGGGGGGCAAGACCTGTTACCTCCGCCTTCTGCCGGCGGGAGCCCTCAGACTGGGTACCGGCCTGGCGCAGGCCGCGCGCGACGGCTGCGCCTTCTGCGGCGATACCTGGGCGGCCATGGCGCTTCCCGGCGGCTACTACTTCCTGGGACTGAGTGACGGCATGGGTTCGGGCCGTCAGGCGGCCCTGGAGAGCGGCAAGGCCATGTCCCTGGTAACCCGGCTGCTGGGCCTGGGCTTTTCCCCGGAAATTGCGGTGCGAACGGTGAACAGCCTGCTTCTGCAACCGGGTGAGGCAGACAAGTACGCCACCATGGATCTGGCCTTCATCAATCTCTACACCGGTGAGGGGCGACTGGTGAAGGTGGGTGCGGCACCCAGCTTCCTCAAGCGCGGGGAACAGGTGTGGGTCCTGGAAGGGGGCACGCCGCCGGCGGGGATCCTGCCCGAGGTGAACTTTTCCGTGCTCACGCGCTGGCTGGAGCCCGGAGATCTGTTGCTGCTGGTCACCGACGGGGTGCTGGTAAAGGGTGAGGAATGGCTGCGCCAGGCCCTGGCCGAGCTGAGGATGACCGAGCCCCAGGCGGTGGCCGACCTCCTGCTGCACCAGGCCGTGGCCCTGGCCGGCAACCGGCTCCGGGACGATATGAGCATACTTGCCGCCCGACTGGAAAGGGTGGCCTAG
- a CDS encoding SIMPL domain-containing protein, which yields MRRWVAVEARGDLGRIRVRGVGEVSVEPDLLQAEIGVVAEDKKLEGAQEKQRQQLARVLSALRAHGVERSDHRTVSFQVAPVYEPRVAPESRVARPIGHRVEQVLGLCLRDLKRAGRILDAVVEAGANRVYSVRFGLSEEGRWRRKALRLAVKEAWEKARAAASALGREPIALESLEEEVAEFPRPIQTLTVGTETPETVLEPGMLTIRAEVRAVFLVPGRLSNS from the coding sequence GTGAGAAGGTGGGTGGCGGTGGAGGCGCGGGGGGATCTGGGGCGCATTCGGGTTCGCGGGGTCGGGGAAGTCTCGGTTGAGCCCGACCTGCTGCAGGCGGAGATCGGCGTGGTAGCCGAGGACAAGAAGCTGGAAGGGGCCCAAGAGAAACAGCGGCAACAGTTGGCCAGGGTGCTTTCGGCGCTTAGGGCTCACGGGGTGGAGAGGTCGGATCACCGCACCGTGAGCTTCCAGGTGGCCCCGGTTTACGAGCCGCGTGTGGCCCCGGAAAGCAGGGTCGCCAGGCCGATCGGGCACCGGGTAGAGCAGGTCCTCGGCCTGTGTCTAAGGGACCTCAAGCGGGCGGGTCGCATTCTGGATGCCGTGGTAGAGGCGGGAGCCAACCGGGTGTACTCGGTACGCTTCGGATTGTCCGAGGAGGGGCGGTGGCGCCGGAAGGCTCTCAGACTGGCCGTGAAGGAAGCCTGGGAAAAGGCCCGGGCTGCGGCTTCGGCCCTGGGCAGGGAACCGATAGCCCTGGAGAGCCTGGAAGAAGAGGTGGCGGAGTTCCCCCGGCCCATCCAGACTCTGACGGTAGGAACGGAAACGCCGGAGACGGTGCTGGAACCGGGGATGCTTACCATAAGGGCGGAGGTGAGGGCGGTTTTCCTCGTCCCGGGCCGCCTGAGCAACTCCTGA
- a CDS encoding S1 RNA-binding domain-containing protein — MALAVGSVVEGVVTGITKFGAFVQLPTGETGLVHISEVANTYVKDVKDYLKEQDRVKVKIIHIDERGRIGLSIKQADPAYEARPRRQRPSYNASFEEKLARFLKESEDRLQDLKRSVDAKRGGRGAR, encoded by the coding sequence ATGGCCCTGGCAGTCGGCTCGGTGGTTGAGGGAGTGGTAACCGGAATTACCAAGTTTGGCGCCTTCGTACAACTCCCCACGGGAGAAACCGGACTGGTCCACATTTCCGAGGTAGCCAACACCTACGTCAAGGACGTAAAGGACTACCTGAAAGAGCAGGATCGCGTAAAGGTGAAGATCATCCACATTGACGAGCGCGGCCGTATAGGCCTTTCCATCAAGCAGGCCGACCCGGCCTACGAGGCCCGACCGCGGCGCCAACGTCCCAGTTACAATGCTTCCTTTGAGGAGAAGCTGGCGCGGTTCCTCAAGGAAAGCGAAGATCGGTTGCAGGACCTGAAGAGAAGCGTGGACGCCAAACGCGGCGGTCGCGGCGCGCGATAG
- a CDS encoding septum formation initiator family protein: MRRGQMAVKARPSEGAGHVFPVVSSAATAGERRKRRRWLRGRTLLVMLIIGYCAVLSLRAEWQIHTLNRELAREEATRKELLQLRESLETEKRRLNDPAYLEQVAREELGLVRPGEVLVVPGDRLNP; the protein is encoded by the coding sequence ATGAGGCGCGGACAGATGGCGGTGAAAGCTCGACCGTCAGAAGGCGCGGGCCACGTTTTTCCGGTGGTCTCCTCCGCTGCCACCGCCGGGGAGAGGCGGAAGCGGCGCCGGTGGTTGCGGGGACGTACCCTGCTGGTCATGCTGATCATAGGCTATTGTGCGGTTCTGAGCCTGCGCGCGGAGTGGCAAATACATACTCTAAATAGGGAACTGGCCCGGGAGGAGGCCACCCGGAAGGAGTTGTTGCAGTTGCGGGAAAGCCTGGAAACGGAGAAGCGGCGCCTGAACGATCCCGCCTATTTGGAGCAGGTAGCCCGGGAGGAATTGGGTCTGGTCCGGCCGGGAGAAGTGCTGGTGGTTCCCGGAGACCGGTTGAACCCCTGA
- a CDS encoding Ppx/GppA family phosphatase has translation MLVGSEIRASVDIGTNSVRLLVARVEKDALTPLCRQLASTRLGEGIQVSGRLESDAWRRTLEALGGFARIISAYLPDEVTAVATSAVREAANGSEFAAAAGRVLGAPVKVLTGEEEARLSYLGAVRGLGWERAVVVDIGGGSTELTYPAGDTLVSRSRPVGAVRCTQARSSRADITRELELLTAGVPQGLPLIAVGGTATTLAAVEMSLTPYDPDRVHGHRLSVRQIDRLYARLAALDLAQRRRVPGLQPERADIILAGIAILQEVLALLSREEVIVSEADLLYALLLEPEAAASASDRS, from the coding sequence ATGCTGGTGGGTAGCGAGATCCGGGCCTCGGTGGATATAGGCACCAATTCCGTTCGCCTGCTCGTGGCCCGGGTGGAAAAGGATGCCCTGACCCCTCTTTGCCGGCAACTGGCCAGCACCCGGCTGGGCGAGGGAATACAGGTCTCGGGCAGGCTGGAGTCCGATGCCTGGCGTCGCACCCTGGAGGCCCTTGGGGGTTTCGCCCGCATCATCTCCGCCTACCTTCCGGACGAGGTAACCGCGGTGGCCACCAGTGCGGTCCGCGAGGCGGCCAACGGTAGCGAGTTTGCGGCCGCGGCCGGACGGGTCCTGGGGGCGCCGGTAAAGGTGCTGACCGGGGAGGAGGAAGCCCGGCTGAGCTACCTGGGCGCGGTGCGCGGCCTGGGCTGGGAGCGGGCGGTGGTGGTGGACATCGGCGGTGGCAGTACCGAGCTGACCTATCCGGCCGGGGATACGCTGGTATCGCGTTCCCGTCCCGTGGGGGCGGTACGCTGTACGCAGGCGCGGTCCTCGCGGGCAGACATTACCCGGGAGCTCGAACTCCTGACCGCCGGAGTCCCCCAGGGGCTTCCCCTGATAGCGGTAGGGGGCACGGCGACCACCCTGGCGGCGGTAGAAATGTCCCTCACGCCTTACGACCCGGATAGGGTGCACGGCCACCGCCTCAGCGTCCGGCAGATAGACCGGCTCTACGCGCGGCTGGCCGCCCTGGATCTCGCCCAACGCCGGCGGGTGCCGGGGCTGCAACCGGAGCGCGCAGACATCATTCTGGCGGGAATCGCCATCTTGCAGGAGGTACTGGCCCTGCTGTCCCGAGAGGAAGTAATAGTGAGCGAGGCCGACCTGCTCTACGCACTACTCTTGGAGCCGGAAGCGGCCGCCTCGGCATCGGATCGGAGTTGA
- a CDS encoding L,D-transpeptidase family protein: MHFSRVRSLAISGLILMIAGFNFLAAPAAAATGLFTFGGCPEVQQFLTPPSALSPAGQATGEPKSGAEKPAAKGPQGEISLLIDISRHTLTVLADGRPFKTYPVCVGKPSTPTPVGEWRIVHKSLSWGGGFGSRWLGLNVPWGIYGIHGTNRPQSIGRAESHGCVRMHNRDVEQLYSWVALGTPVRIVGEPKLPPRFSPRRLKNGSVGPDVVQVQTALKALGLYWAYADGRYGAQTARAVSYWQLLRGLEANGELTPELQRQLRSDAEAAASGSKSSA; this comes from the coding sequence TTGCACTTCAGTCGGGTTCGCAGCCTGGCCATTTCCGGCCTTATCCTTATGATTGCAGGTTTCAACTTCCTTGCGGCCCCTGCGGCTGCGGCCACCGGGCTTTTCACCTTCGGCGGCTGCCCGGAAGTCCAGCAGTTCCTGACCCCCCCTTCGGCGCTTTCCCCTGCCGGCCAGGCCACCGGGGAACCAAAAAGCGGCGCGGAAAAACCGGCCGCCAAAGGCCCGCAGGGCGAGATCAGTCTGCTTATCGACATCAGCCGCCACACCCTGACCGTACTGGCCGACGGCAGGCCCTTCAAGACCTATCCGGTTTGCGTAGGCAAACCGAGCACCCCCACTCCGGTAGGAGAGTGGCGCATCGTGCATAAGAGCCTGAGCTGGGGAGGAGGCTTCGGAAGCCGCTGGCTGGGCCTGAACGTACCCTGGGGAATCTACGGCATCCACGGAACCAACCGTCCGCAGTCGATCGGCCGCGCCGAATCCCACGGATGCGTACGTATGCATAACCGGGACGTAGAACAATTGTATTCCTGGGTCGCCCTGGGCACACCGGTAAGAATAGTGGGCGAGCCCAAGCTGCCGCCGCGTTTCTCTCCCCGCCGCCTCAAGAACGGCTCGGTGGGGCCGGACGTGGTGCAGGTACAGACGGCGCTAAAGGCCCTGGGGCTCTACTGGGCATACGCGGACGGTCGCTACGGCGCCCAAACCGCACGGGCGGTGTCCTACTGGCAGCTGCTGCGGGGCCTGGAAGCCAACGGGGAACTCACCCCGGAGTTGCAGCGTCAACTCCGATCCGATGCCGAGGCGGCCGCTTCCGGCTCCAAGAGTAGTGCGTAG
- a CDS encoding metallophosphoesterase → MKIVKRRVLSALWGTAVAAAVVIYSLARTSSALVVERVDLHLPGLPPGLEGLTIVHLSDLHYGFGHFRRQEAVSRLLEMVGSLRPELIVFTGDLLDRTADPRLPATRPFAGLSAPLGVYAVLGNHDHRFGPDVISRSLETSGVRVLTNRSLRLERNGTGFWLAGIDDPLTGHPDLSSALAGVPEGEFTILLVHAPDVAPRAAQAGIDLQLSGHSHGGQIRLPGERPVYTPPLSRRYPCGLRRVPGTDTQVYTSRGLGTTALPFRLFCPPEIALLILHRGSGQSGSVTGP, encoded by the coding sequence GTGAAAATCGTGAAGAGAAGGGTCCTTTCAGCACTCTGGGGAACGGCGGTGGCGGCGGCGGTCGTCATTTACAGCCTGGCTCGGACCTCCTCGGCCCTGGTGGTAGAAAGAGTGGATCTGCACCTTCCCGGGCTTCCGCCTGGCCTGGAGGGATTGACGATAGTACACCTGAGCGACCTCCATTACGGTTTCGGGCATTTCCGCCGGCAGGAGGCGGTTTCGCGCCTGCTTGAGATGGTCGGGTCTCTGCGGCCCGAACTGATAGTGTTCACCGGCGATCTGCTGGACCGTACTGCCGATCCCCGCCTGCCCGCAACCCGGCCTTTCGCCGGACTCTCGGCTCCCCTGGGAGTGTATGCGGTGCTGGGTAACCACGACCATCGTTTCGGCCCGGACGTAATCTCCCGCTCGCTGGAAACCTCGGGGGTGAGAGTGCTGACCAATCGGAGTTTGAGACTGGAAAGAAACGGCACCGGCTTCTGGCTGGCGGGCATAGATGATCCTCTCACCGGGCATCCCGACCTTTCTTCCGCCTTGGCCGGCGTTCCCGAGGGCGAGTTCACCATACTCCTGGTTCACGCCCCGGACGTTGCGCCCCGGGCGGCCCAGGCGGGTATCGACCTTCAGCTTTCGGGCCACAGCCACGGCGGGCAGATCCGCCTGCCGGGCGAACGCCCGGTCTACACCCCGCCGCTCAGCCGCCGGTACCCGTGCGGCCTGCGCCGGGTTCCCGGAACCGACACTCAGGTTTACACCAGCCGAGGCCTGGGCACCACTGCCCTTCCCTTCCGCCTCTTCTGCCCGCCGGAAATAGCTTTGCTCATCCTGCACCGCGGGAGCGGTCAATCCGGATCGGTCACCGGGCCGTGA
- a CDS encoding LuxR C-terminal-related transcriptional regulator, whose protein sequence is MRLEIRGLERLSFRERQVVALKEMGLSNEEISRRLGIGAASVATLYRRARTKGYEVVLVLPGERLGLFEEETEEPT, encoded by the coding sequence CTGCGCCTGGAAATACGCGGACTGGAAAGGCTGAGCTTCCGCGAGCGGCAGGTGGTGGCGCTGAAGGAGATGGGTTTGAGTAACGAGGAGATCTCCCGGCGCCTGGGCATAGGCGCGGCCTCGGTGGCCACCCTGTACCGCCGGGCCAGAACCAAGGGCTACGAGGTGGTTCTGGTATTGCCCGGAGAACGCCTGGGGCTGTTCGAGGAGGAAACGGAGGAGCCGACATGA
- the tilS gene encoding tRNA lysidine(34) synthetase TilS: protein MEEKVRAALARHRLFRGGERLVVAVSGGPDSVALLHLFCRLREEWGWRLHVGHLNHGLRPEAEEEARFVWSLARDWGLGISLGREEVRARVQPGDSVEDVARRVRREFLLRVARAVGAEKVLLGHHAEDQAETVLLHLLRGGGVTGLAGMAWQQGAFVRPLLEVTRAEIDGYCLRHRLPFVRDPSNLDPSFWRNRIRRELLPLLRNRFNPRIVEALGQTAQVLAEEDRFLEAELDRIWPDLSPEVEPGRVALGRPALAALPQALQRRAVRRAFFLLVGRENNFLTYRQVEEVLAVLLPCAGKQLSLPQGVTAQSEGERLVLSRERPSPLREDPPWPPCRRLPVPGRVQMGTWEIGAEIPERGKEGGTGGGRWQVECDFERLPRPLFVRYWQPGDYFWPLGLGGRKKLQDFFVDAKVPRPERHRIPLVVCPEGIVWVVGLRPDERWKVGPATVKVLRLYARQVEEAER from the coding sequence ATGGAAGAAAAGGTCAGGGCGGCGCTCGCCAGGCACCGGCTGTTTAGGGGTGGAGAGAGGCTGGTGGTGGCCGTGTCCGGGGGACCGGACTCGGTGGCCTTGCTCCACCTTTTTTGCCGTCTCCGGGAGGAGTGGGGCTGGCGGCTGCACGTGGGTCACCTCAATCACGGCCTGCGGCCGGAGGCAGAGGAGGAGGCCCGGTTCGTGTGGAGTCTGGCCCGCGATTGGGGCCTGGGGATCAGCCTGGGCCGGGAAGAGGTCCGGGCCCGGGTGCAACCGGGCGATTCGGTCGAGGACGTGGCCCGCCGGGTAAGGCGGGAGTTCCTGCTCCGGGTGGCCCGGGCCGTGGGTGCGGAAAAGGTGCTCCTGGGCCACCACGCCGAGGATCAGGCGGAGACCGTGTTGCTGCATCTCCTGCGTGGCGGCGGTGTTACCGGTTTGGCCGGAATGGCCTGGCAGCAGGGGGCTTTCGTCCGGCCGCTGCTGGAGGTAACGCGGGCGGAAATCGACGGCTACTGCTTGCGGCACCGTCTCCCTTTCGTTCGGGACCCTTCCAATCTCGATCCTTCCTTTTGGCGGAACCGCATCCGCCGGGAGCTTCTCCCCCTGCTCCGCAACCGGTTCAATCCGCGGATAGTCGAGGCTCTGGGCCAGACGGCACAGGTACTGGCCGAGGAAGATCGTTTTCTGGAGGCCGAACTGGATCGCATCTGGCCGGATCTGTCTCCGGAGGTGGAGCCCGGGCGGGTGGCACTGGGGCGGCCGGCGCTGGCAGCGCTTCCCCAAGCCCTGCAGCGGCGGGCGGTGCGGCGTGCCTTTTTCCTCCTGGTGGGCCGGGAAAACAACTTTCTCACCTACCGCCAGGTGGAGGAGGTGCTTGCCGTCCTGCTGCCTTGTGCGGGCAAGCAGCTTTCCCTACCCCAAGGAGTCACCGCCCAGAGCGAGGGAGAGCGCCTGGTGCTGAGCCGGGAGCGGCCCTCGCCTCTACGGGAGGACCCCCCTTGGCCGCCCTGCCGGCGGCTGCCGGTACCGGGAAGGGTGCAGATGGGAACGTGGGAGATAGGGGCGGAAATACCGGAGAGGGGGAAAGAGGGCGGGACCGGCGGGGGCCGGTGGCAGGTAGAATGCGATTTCGAGCGCCTTCCCCGGCCGCTGTTCGTGCGTTACTGGCAGCCGGGCGACTACTTCTGGCCCCTCGGCCTGGGCGGGAGGAAGAAGCTTCAGGATTTCTTCGTGGACGCCAAGGTTCCCCGGCCCGAGCGCCACCGGATACCCCTGGTGGTCTGCCCGGAGGGAATCGTATGGGTGGTGGGTTTGCGGCCGGACGAACGCTGGAAGGTAGGACCGGCTACCGTCAAGGTGCTGCGCCTGTATGCCCGGCAGGTGGAGGAGGCGGAACGGTAG
- the yabP gene encoding sporulation protein YabP, whose protein sequence is MLSGDRGVDGVEGRHELTLSARRELTVTGVTHVDHYHGREVVVATGMGFLVVTGEELSIDHLSLEEGLLKLKGLITGLAYTEQEKSTARSQSVWRKLWR, encoded by the coding sequence ATGTTGTCGGGCGATCGGGGGGTGGATGGGGTGGAGGGCAGGCACGAGCTTACCCTTAGCGCCCGGCGGGAGCTGACCGTTACCGGCGTTACCCATGTGGATCACTACCACGGCCGCGAGGTGGTGGTGGCTACCGGCATGGGCTTCCTGGTGGTAACCGGGGAAGAACTGAGCATCGACCACCTCAGCCTGGAGGAAGGTCTCCTGAAACTGAAGGGACTGATCACCGGTCTGGCCTATACCGAACAGGAAAAGAGCACGGCCCGCTCCCAAAGCGTCTGGCGCAAGCTCTGGCGCTAG